The window TGGATTTCTTAGTCACCCTCCACGGACACAACCGCTGGCTCGTCGTTGTGGCGTGGATAGTAGCGCTTGTGGCTGTTCTCGCTAGCAGCCTGCAGAAGTCCAATCCATCCGTGCCACGCACGGCAGTAGCCCCTCTGCTTGTGCTGCTGGGACTCTTCGCCCTCCAGTTCCTCTTGGGGAGCGTGATCTTCATCCAGAAATGGACGGGCTGGGCGAACGTCCCACACTACCGCTGGGAGCATACGGCGCTCATGATAGGATCCCTAGTCCTACTGCACTTGCCGCTCCGCTGGCGGAGACGCTTACCCGCATCCCAGTGGCATCTGCGGACTACTCTCCTCCTTCTCATCGTTGGCATACTTGGATTCCTCGGCGTTGCCCGCCTCCCCGAAGGCTGGCTGGGATAATCTCCTGGTCCATGTCTAACGAGCTGCAGCTAAGCCGCACTACTAGAGCGAGCAAAGCAAGCCGAGGACTACTGAGTTGAGCTACACGTCAGACAGCGGTCTATACAACGTTCGGCACAAGATGCAGAGGTGGTTGCTCCAGCAGATGTAGCTGAGTTGCCCTTTCAACGGGATAGTTTGTAATGACTAATTCCGTGATTCTGCCTCGCTTCGCGCCGTTGCAATTGATAGCGCGGTTTGCCAGTACTTCACCTATGGTGAAGTAGGGCAAGCTATAGAGAGACCGGACGACTTCGGTATCAGAGTTAGAGAGCATAACATACACTCTGTTCTTGCTTAGCTCGACGCAGACATCACGCAAGCGTTTTTGGTCAGATAGTCCAAAGCCATTTGCGTGGTACGACCTGAAGTTAGCCGTCTGTGATAAGGGCACATACGGCGGGTCGAAATACACCCAATCGCCTGGAGCTGCCCTTTCCAGTACCGTTTCGAACGGTGCGCATAGAATGTCAACATCTTGTAATGCCCGAGAAACTGCAAGCAGATTCTCTCGGTCCAAGTACTTCGGGGACTTATACCGTCCAAACGGAACGTTGAATTTCCCCTGGCGATTCACGCGATACAGACCATTGTATCCCGTCTTGTTCAAGTAAATCATGCGAGCTGCCCGTTCTGGTAGGCCCAATTGCCAAGGGTCTTTTTCACGGATAGCATAATAAAACTCTCTGTCGTGAGGAAACTCGGAAAGAAGCCTGATGACTTCTGAAACACAGTCGCGAATGGCCAGGTACGTATCGATCAGCTCAGCGTTAAGATCGGAGAGAACTGCACGTCGTATTCTGCGCTCGCGGTAGAGGCGAAAGAAGAGAGCGCCGCTCCCTACAAAGGGCTCATGATAGACGTTAAACACAGGCGGCATGCGTTCCAGCAACGCATCCGCCAATTGTGTCTTGCCACCGGCCCACTTAATATAAACGCAACCACTCCTCAAGTTCGCTATACCAAACTACTTTGCCGGTAGACATCAAGTAGTGCCGCATATTGGCAGAGAAGCCCTCTCCGTCTATTACAATCCCAGGGATCGGCCAGTGAGCAATGTCGTCAATTGTAGCAAGTATTTTCTCCTCTGCCGTTCCTGGTGTGGCTTGATATTTGCATTCCACGCCCAAACGTTTGCCCGTTCTCTCGTCCGTAATGACCACATCAATGTAACGTCGCTGCCCCCAGAGTCTCCTGGCAGCCTCGACTTCCGTCTCCGCTTTCAAACCCATCCTCTGGGCGAGAGCAACTACTTTTCGCTTAAGTTCATCGCCGCTCTTTGGAGCAGCACCTTTTCCCGGCATAGTTTACCCTCGCGCGTGATTTACTGCGATTTTACACCACCATTGCGCTACATGCTACTGTCACCCAACTATTGACTGAATGACTAGGGTCCTTTGCGGTCAACATCCTCAACATCGTCCTTGTCATCTTACAGGTTCTTATGCAGCCTCTGTACAACATCGTTCTCTGTACGGACAATGCGTCAATTGGGCTACGCGACGTACACTCTTCTCCGCCAGGGTTCAGAACGTGTGTATGTACCGTTCTCACGCCCTTATGTCCTACAAACTCCTGCATCGTGCCGACATTGCACCTGCCACGCAAAAACACCTCATCGCTCTAAATAACGGGATCAAAACCGCCCCGTGACCATCCATAGCTGCCATTGACAATGCCCCTGGCCAGCTCTCCTATGCTCTTGGTAACGTAGAAAGAGTTTTTGTTCCACGTGACTACCACACATCAACACTACCACTGTGCGAAGTCGAAGACTATGCCAATATTCGATACTGCCGGCTCTCACCACCGGAGAAAATTTAGCTCATAGCCAAGCATTATGTAGGGCATCAGTGCTTCCACCGGAGTGCCTTTCTTCCCCGTGGCAGTCAACCCCATTCCCACGGTCCAGGGACTGCGGGGGATAAAGTCTATCGCGATTGTTGCCACATAGCGAAACGGAGGCCGTGGACCGCCGGATGACCCCTCTATGGAGCCAAAGCGCTCGCGCACAACCGCACCAAGTGCAAGACGCACAAGACCACTAAATGCCATCCCGACTGATAGCTCATCCCGTTGCCATCCTGTCAGGGAGAACTGCCGAGTAAGCAGAAGACCGACTTTGTCGGCAACCACGACTTCGCCATCGCTATCGCGCACAAAACCAAAGCGATATGAAAGTCCCACCGCCGCCCGAGGGAGAAAGGACCTTCCGTATACTTCGTAACTCGATAGACCGATGCATTCAAGCGAGAAGCGTTCACCGAGCTTTTCGGTGATGGTGAATTCTTTTTCCTGGATCCAACGTTCGCGTCGTTCAAGCTCTCGCTTGCGTTCCTCCAACTCTTGCTCTCGGCGATTGAGGGAATTGGACTTGATCTCGTACTCTCGGAGAAATTCCTCTGCCTGCCTCTTTCTTGCCTCGAAAGCCGCTTTCTCCCTCTCAAAGTTCATCCGCTCCGAGCGTAGTCGCTCCCACTCACTGTCGAGCCGCTTCTGCTGCTCCTCTAGGCGTTGACTCTGCTCCTCCAACGCGCGCTGCTGTTTTTGAAGCAAACGAAACTGTTCTTCCAAACCCTGCGGGGTAGGGTAGAACAGGGGATCCGTGCTATACGGGATACCATAGTAATCAAGCAGGCCTTTGAGAACGTCAGAACGCACTCCAAAGTTCGCAGTCTGTGCCAGAAGGACTATTTCCTGGGCTACCCCAACTACTTGCCCCTGTGCGTTGATGAGCGGACCACCACTGTTGCCCGGATCAAGCGCAACGTTCAATTGCAGAAGGTCCTGGTAACTGTTGTTCGAAACAATCCCCTTCGTCGCATTCCACGGACTCCCGAGGGGATGACCTATTGCAACGATTTCCTCTCCTACTTCAGCGACAGTTGGCTTGATGGGCAAGACCGTTCTCTGCCGCGCCCGTACTTTGAGAACTGCAAGGTCAATTTGGGGATGATCACGGAAAGCGTTAACTTCAATGACCGGGATTGTTTCTCCTGACTTGAGATGCACAGTAATCTGATTGGGCGAGTAGTATGCTGTTTCGTACTTGCGCATATATGACTCTGCACCCCCCCCTCGCTCGATAACATGCTTGTTGGTGACAATGTATTGTGGGTGAATGAAGAATCCTGCCCCCACACCCTTCTCCGTCTCGATGCGGACAACGGCAGAGGCACATTTCTCAACAATTTTCCTTGCATCGAGCTGCTGCGCGTACACAGTACATGCAGCCCAGCACGGCGCGATGATCGCAAGGCGGATAGCAGCAACACCTCGCATCTTGCAGCTACCCATTTTACTCTGCCACGCTGTTTATCGTACAGGTTGTCGGCAAATCTACTTTGTGACCAATCCGCAACCCATTGCCATTCGTGGGTCCACCTGCGACATGGTCGGCAAATCTACTTTGTGATCAATCCTCAACTCACCCACGCGTCGAACGCTAGTCGTGATGGTTGCTGGCAAATCTACATGGTTTGTAGCAATCCGCAATTACTTTGCGGTCGTCCCCCGATGCACAACTTTGAGAGTTTCTCTACGCCCCTCGTTATACTGAATATGCACCAGGTACACCCCCGCTGCTAACCCGCTCATCGGCACCACTACCCGCTCCTCCACCACACCCCTGTACACCTCCCGCCCATCCACGGACACCACCCTTACCGTCCCCCGCTCTGGCAGTAGCACCGTCAGCATCTCCTCCACCGGGTTCGGGTACACTACCGCCCACTTCTGAAGAGGAACCTCGCCATGATGCCCTATCACTGTTGTATCATATCTGACGCGCATCAAAATCCGGCTCCCCCATGGTGCCACTTGCACACGCCCCCACACTACTTGACTATCCAACGTCATGTACACCCATCCCCGCGGTAGCTCAACTGTGCGAACCGTGTCCGATGGATTGATGAAGATTGGAAACAGCTCCTCAAACGACGGCACCGTCTGCGGGTCAATCTCCTCGACGTTGTAGTAGCTCAGCCACACGGTATCTCCCGGCTCCATAACCACGTGCGGCATTGTCCAGAACTGCCGAAACCGCGGCTGGTAATACACCCGCAGTGTGTCCCCCTTGTACGGCTGTCGCACCGGCAGGGCAAAGTGGTAGGGAATGATGATAGTATCTCCTGTATTCGGGTGAATTGTCCGCGGCCACCACACCGACCAGTACTCCTTTCGCCGATTGCTTGCCCAAAGGAGACTCCACCGGTAAATTTCGTTCGGTGCTGTAAGAGTGGAATAGAACGGCTCTCCACTAACCATTACAAAGCCCGCCCAGTGATTGCGAGCAGTATCTGGATACCAGAGCATGACCGCAGGACCTCCCAGCGGTGAATTTGCCACTCGCTCCATCTGAACTCCGCCGAATGGCCGGATTGGCAGCGGCTCTATTTCCAACACTGCATTCCGTATCAGTTGCCGCTTCACACGAGCTGTATCCCACGCTCTCAGCTGCACCCACTCCAGCCACCGGCTCAGTGGCGATTGCTCGTACGGCGTTCTGCTCCTGAGCTGCCCGAAACCGTACACAAAATCCCTTCGTTCCTCCGCACTCCAGTGAAAGTATGCCGGAGCGTAGGTCGGCAGGGCGTAGAGGTTCTCGTTGACGAGGTCAAATCTGTCAGCTCTTCCGTTTCGAGAGTAGTCAAGGGCAGCCACAGCTGCTGTCCCATGCATTGGTCCAAAAAACACATTTCCTCTCACCTCACACCCGCGGATTTCTGTTCCCTCCCCTGCTACTGCATCGGCACCTTGCACTCTGCAGTTGTAGAAGGTATTCCGGTAAATCTTGATGTTCCGGACCGGACCGCCTCCATAGTAGTTGTGGCACCCCAAGTCGGTACCAATTACAGTGTTGCCGTCCCAGACGACATCATGCGGACCAACATCGCTGTAGATGCCTATCGCAAAGGGCCTCACGATGTAGGCATGGTGGGACTTATCCCCGTTGTGGCCCTTGATGAGAATGTTGTTGCGCACAATTCCGTTCCTGCAGTAAAAGCCGAGCTTGATTGCTGCGCAGTCGGAGTGATGCATACAGAAGTTCGTGATGAGGTTCTTTTCTATCACAAACGGGATGGTTCCCTTGTATGCACTGTCCCATCGAGCTTCTGTGACGTAGGATGCAAAGATTCCTGCTTGGTCGGAGCTGTCAATGACGTTGTAGCGTACAATGACACTGTCAATGTTATGGCCCACAATGATGCCACCAGTCTCCACCACAAACCGCGAGCTATCGACGCTTGCGGTTTGCCATGACCATCGGTGTGGGAACCCAGTCCGTTTGATTGTGTTGTGCTCTACATACACCTTCCGCGTCATGCATCCAGGATGGCCAAGGAGTCTCGCAGGAGTTCTCCCGTACACGCAGACGGGAAAAACACCAGTGTCGAAGAACTTGTTATTGACCACCGAAAGTCCTTCTGCAAGGAAGTTCCAAACTCCTCGGAAGCAGTCTGTGAACATGCAGTTGCGAATCGTTACATCCTTGACCCCTGCCAGTCGGACACCTTCAACGAGCCGGGAAAAGTGAATGTTTTCGATAACAACGTTCTGGAGAGGAAAACGCGGAAGAGTGTCATACGAGATTGTGAGCACTAGCCCTCGAGAGAGATAGTTGATGTTTCGATTCGCTTGGTTGATCCCGATGACCATCATTTCGTACTGCTGCGGCTCAAAGGGAAGCTCTGGCGGCAAAAGGTACAGCGTGTCGGTCTGCTCGTCATAGTACCACTCGCCGGGCTTGTCAATGAATTCCCTTTTGCCCTCAAGGTAAAACCGGGAGCCTCGCAAAGGATAAGCCCATCCCCAACTAAGCGTGATCAAGCTGTCGCCCGCCTGCCGGATTACCTTCGAGCAGCCCCACGAGTAGTCAGCCCCAACTGAAGCCCACACAAGCGCTCCAGCCGCGGAGGGCAACGCCCCCTGCCCCCTGGCAAGAACAAGCGTATCGGGTTGAGAAGGGTCTTGTGCTCGGACGTTTGAAAGGATGAGCATGGTGTCGTTCGGGAAGCGTGCGGGAGTAAGAGGAATGCCTTTGTAGAACACCCTCAGTGGCATCAGGCTGTCGTGTCCCCCAAATGGCTTTGCCACTCTGACGATACCATCTGTCCCCACAACAATACTGCGCGCCGAGTCGCTCAAGCGCCATGTTCCCGTAATCATTGGAAGCGGCGCATCTGGAGGTCCGTAAGCTGTAATCACCACTGGCAAGCCAGGCTGTGTCAGGAGCCTGCTGTGGAGGCTAATCCAGTACGCCAGCGGACCCCACGACTGCGCATACACAACTCTGAAGGTATCTCCTCGCAGCAATGCGATTGTGTCCCCTCGCTGCAGCGCATCACCCCCGATTGCACCACCCCACAACAGATGCTGCAACATCTGCACCGACCTCAACGCGGTTGCCGGCGTCTTGCCATCATTCCTGTCGTCCCCCTGCGACGACGAAAAGTACCACGTCCGTTGACCAAACGCCACGTGGACACACAACCACCAGCTAAGCACAACGATCGCTTTCAGCCGCAGAGCCATGGCATCTCTCCCGTTGTGGCACGAGAAGTGCACTGAGAATAGCATACTGCTGTTAATCAACGGCTTTTTCAGAGACCTCGTTCCACGCGTCACCCAAAAGCATAACAGCGGAACCGCCTGTTGCACTACTTTTCCTAACCACCTCTCCCACTCGTTCACTACGTTGCCAGCAAATCCAACCCGCAAACGCCACGAAGTCACCGATCGAAAAACAAAGCTACATCTGGGCCTGTGGTCGCTAGAGAGGACAGTACTTGCGGCGACCACCAGCCCTCTCCCTAGGAAAACGGAAGCAGCATACGAATTTTCGCATAGCTTACACAACCTTCGCACGCACGAAGCTGCGATTCGCACTATTGAAAAAGGCCATGTCTATAATCCCACCGATCGGGATCTTTGCAGCCAGTATACATGGTCGCTGTCCCCCTCATCCTTGGGTGTCTAACCGCAGTCTACTACGGAGACGGGGTTGCTACAGGTCCGCGTATTGATGTGCTACGGAGGAAGATTGTCTGCGCGCGAGATCCGCAGTTTGCCAAAGACTACCATGACCCGGAAAAATGCTCGCTCGCAAACAGCCTCACTGTTGGACTCAACGACGCCACCCTCCTCGACGAAGTAGCCGCCGAGTAACCAATTCGTCACAAACGCTGGCGCAAAGAAGGCATTCCCGAGCTGCTCCAAAAGTTCAAGACAAACCTAGCACGAAGGTTCCCTGGAAAACACTGGACTTTAACACCGTTGCATAGATGCCTATCCACGAGTACACGGACCTATCTGGTGATTGAGGTGCCCACCAGCAGACAGGCTCTCAACACTGTGCACCACAAGCACTAATTCTCTGCCGTGAGCATGCACGTGAACTCGACTCAGCAGGTTTAGTTACCGAAGAGACAAACAGTGAAATGGCTGGCCCTCGCTTGAAGGAGTATAGACAACGCATACGAACTTCCGAAGCCCGATGTACTGCTCTTCTCCCTCAAGCTGCTCGAGCAAATCCTCACGCCTCTGGCGAAACTCATGTCATCGTTTCGATACCGCAGCTACCTGCTCTACGACGTTCCGCGTTCGGAGCACCTTGAAACCTGTACTCTGCAATAATCGCTCGTTTTCACCCAACAGCGTATACAAAGCCAATTGGGTTTCGATTTGCGATCTCGTCATCGGTCAGAATGGCGGTGACCACACTGAGTCGGTGACAGCGCCCCAGGTTATAAGACCCCGAACCACTCCTTGAACCAGCTTGGAGTTGACCGGTGTGACTCTCATCAGGATCAACGGGTTCGTCATGGGAGATGGCTCTGAAGCAATACTCTATCTCCGTGAGAACACACATATCGCTGCCCAACGGTCAGGTTCGGCCGCATTGCGGAGCAACGTCAGTTGCAACCCGTTATTGGGTGGCCGGGTTGCCAACTTGACCAGATCGAAAGGGAATTTCCTACTGGTCGGCCATTCCTTCGTTTTCCGCACCCTCCGGTTCAACAATAACCTCCGCACCTCCGGCCGGTAATTGTAGGATCCGGATGGCTTCTTCCTCAGGCAACTGTTCGACGGAACGAAGTTTCCGCTCCATAGCACGAGTCCGCATGCTGGTCTCTTCGATCGTGCGGCTAGCTGCATTGAGCTGTCTCTTTACCTTGTCTAGGACTTCGCCGAACTTTCCGAACTCCGTCTTTATAGCTCCAAGGACTCTCCATACCTCCGCTGCACGTTGCTCGATCGCCAAGGTCTGGAAGCCCATGCGGAGGCTACTCAGAATGGCTGCCAAGGTTGTGGGACCGGCAACGACGACGCGATAGTTGTGGGACCGGCAACGACGACGCGATACCGGTGCAGGAGGTCCTCGACAAGGGCTGGCTGCCGAAGCACCTCGGCATAAAGACCCTCGGTAGCGAGGAACATAATGCGAAATCAGTGGTAGCGGGTGGGTGTATGTACTTGTCGTGAGTTTCCTTCGCAGCCTTCCGGACAGTTTGTGCCAAGGCCTCTGTTGCCCTTTG is drawn from Candidatus Kapaibacterium sp. and contains these coding sequences:
- a CDS encoding DNA adenine methylase, which codes for MANLRSGCVYIKWAGGKTQLADALLERMPPVFNVYHEPFVGSGALFFRLYRERRIRRAVLSDLNAELIDTYLAIRDCVSEVIRLLSEFPHDREFYYAIREKDPWQLGLPERAARMIYLNKTGYNGLYRVNRQGKFNVPFGRYKSPKYLDRENLLAVSRALQDVDILCAPFETVLERAAPGDWVYFDPPYVPLSQTANFRSYHANGFGLSDQKRLRDVCVELSKNRVYVMLSNSDTEVVRSLYSLPYFTIGEVLANRAINCNGAKRGRITELVITNYPVERATQLHLLEQPPLHLVPNVV
- a CDS encoding trypsin-like peptidase domain-containing protein → MRGVAAIRLAIIAPCWAACTVYAQQLDARKIVEKCASAVVRIETEKGVGAGFFIHPQYIVTNKHVIERGGGAESYMRKYETAYYSPNQITVHLKSGETIPVIEVNAFRDHPQIDLAVLKVRARQRTVLPIKPTVAEVGEEIVAIGHPLGSPWNATKGIVSNNSYQDLLQLNVALDPGNSGGPLINAQGQVVGVAQEIVLLAQTANFGVRSDVLKGLLDYYGIPYSTDPLFYPTPQGLEEQFRLLQKQQRALEEQSQRLEEQQKRLDSEWERLRSERMNFEREKAAFEARKRQAEEFLREYEIKSNSLNRREQELEERKRELERRERWIQEKEFTITEKLGERFSLECIGLSSYEVYGRSFLPRAAVGLSYRFGFVRDSDGEVVVADKVGLLLTRQFSLTGWQRDELSVGMAFSGLVRLALGAVVRERFGSIEGSSGGPRPPFRYVATIAIDFIPRSPWTVGMGLTATGKKGTPVEALMPYIMLGYELNFLRW
- a CDS encoding right-handed parallel beta-helix repeat-containing protein, translated to MALRLKAIVVLSWWLCVHVAFGQRTWYFSSSQGDDRNDGKTPATALRSVQMLQHLLWGGAIGGDALQRGDTIALLRGDTFRVVYAQSWGPLAYWISLHSRLLTQPGLPVVITAYGPPDAPLPMITGTWRLSDSARSIVVGTDGIVRVAKPFGGHDSLMPLRVFYKGIPLTPARFPNDTMLILSNVRAQDPSQPDTLVLARGQGALPSAAGALVWASVGADYSWGCSKVIRQAGDSLITLSWGWAYPLRGSRFYLEGKREFIDKPGEWYYDEQTDTLYLLPPELPFEPQQYEMMVIGINQANRNINYLSRGLVLTISYDTLPRFPLQNVVIENIHFSRLVEGVRLAGVKDVTIRNCMFTDCFRGVWNFLAEGLSVVNNKFFDTGVFPVCVYGRTPARLLGHPGCMTRKVYVEHNTIKRTGFPHRWSWQTASVDSSRFVVETGGIIVGHNIDSVIVRYNVIDSSDQAGIFASYVTEARWDSAYKGTIPFVIEKNLITNFCMHHSDCAAIKLGFYCRNGIVRNNILIKGHNGDKSHHAYIVRPFAIGIYSDVGPHDVVWDGNTVIGTDLGCHNYYGGGPVRNIKIYRNTFYNCRVQGADAVAGEGTEIRGCEVRGNVFFGPMHGTAAVAALDYSRNGRADRFDLVNENLYALPTYAPAYFHWSAEERRDFVYGFGQLRSRTPYEQSPLSRWLEWVQLRAWDTARVKRQLIRNAVLEIEPLPIRPFGGVQMERVANSPLGGPAVMLWYPDTARNHWAGFVMVSGEPFYSTLTAPNEIYRWSLLWASNRRKEYWSVWWPRTIHPNTGDTIIIPYHFALPVRQPYKGDTLRVYYQPRFRQFWTMPHVVMEPGDTVWLSYYNVEEIDPQTVPSFEELFPIFINPSDTVRTVELPRGWVYMTLDSQVVWGRVQVAPWGSRILMRVRYDTTVIGHHGEVPLQKWAVVYPNPVEEMLTVLLPERGTVRVVSVDGREVYRGVVEERVVVPMSGLAAGVYLVHIQYNEGRRETLKVVHRGTTAK